The sequence below is a genomic window from Gemmatimonadaceae bacterium.
CCTTCATGCGCGTCCTGCGCGTTGGCCTTCCCCGTGGGATAGAGCTGCGGCGTGGGCGCGAGGAAGTCCTCACCGAACTGCGCGCGCAGCACATCACGCGCCGCGTTCGCGGACTCTTCACCGACACGCGTCGAGTCCGTACGCATGTACGTGATGAGACCGGTCGCGCCATCGATCCCGATGTCGATACCCTCGTACAGATCCTGCGCGAGGCGCATCGTACGCTTCGAGGCGAAGCCCAGCTTCTTGGCCGCTTCCTGCTGCAGCGTGGACGTGGTGAACGGCGCCGCCGGGTTCTTGCGACGCTCGCGCCGCTTGACCTCAGTGACGAGGAACTGCTTCCGCCCCTTGAGATCGGCCAGAATACGATCGGCTTCCGCCGCATTCGGGATCTCCGGCTTCTTGCCATCGACCTGATGCAGCTTGGCGGTGAAGGGCTGCGTGCCCTTCTGCAGATCAGCCGCAATGCTCCAGTACTCCACCGGCGTGAACGCGCGAATCTCGCGCTCGCGCTCCACGATGAGCCGCAGCGCGACGGTCTGCACGCGACCGGCGCTGAGCCCCTTCTTCACGGTCTTCCAGAGCACCGGGCTCGCCTTGTAGCCCACGAGCCGGTCGAGGACGCGACGAGCCTGCTGCGCTTCGACCTTGCGCGTGTCTATGTCGATGGGCTTGGCGAGCGACTTGAGAACGGCGTCCTTCGTGACTTCGTGGAACATCACGCGCCGGATGGGCGCGCTCACCGCATGCCGCTTGGGCTGCGTGAGGAACTGCTCCACATGCCAGCCGATCGCCTCTCCTTCGCGATCAGGGTCGGTGGCGATGAAGATCTCGCGAGCCCCCTTCGCCAGCTTCTTGAGATCGGAGAGGATGTCTTCCTTCCCCTCGATCGTGACGTACTCCGGTTCAAAGCCGTGGTCGATATCGATCCCCAGCTTCTTGGCCGGCAGATCACGGACATGGCCGACCGTCGCGCGCACCGTGTAGCCGCGCCCCAGATACTTGCCGATGTTCTTGGCCTTGGTGGGTGACTCGACGATGACGAGCGACGTACCGCCGGCGGGCGCGGGCTCGTTGTCCTCGAACGACTCCACGACCGCGGACTTGCGGGCCGTCGCCTTCTTCACGGCCTTCTTCGCCGCCTTCTTCGCGGGCGCCTTCTTGGCCGCCGACTTGGCCGGCGCCTTTACCACAGTTTTGGCAGCCGCTTTCGCCGCCGGTGTGGCGGACGATTTCGCGGACGCTGAGGTCCCCGCCTTGGCAGCGGTCTTGGGTGCAGCCTTTTTGGTCGGCATCTGCTCAGTGTATCAGGGGACGGTCGCCACCCATGGCGCCATCATCAAAGCCCACGTCTTCCGCGATCGTGCGGATGTCCGCGAGGCTGATGCGGCCATCCACATGGACGAGCGCACGCTCCACGAGTTGCTCAAAATCGTTCGGATGAACGGCCCCGGTGGCATGCATCGTCACCAGATAGCCCCACGCGTCGGCGGTGAATCGCCCGCGTTCGTGTGGGCCTTGTACCCGGATGGGGGCCGTCCGATACCCCGGCGCCGAAACGCCGTGACGGCTCCAACCGGGGCCGGCTTCAGTATCGCTATACAGTAAAGAAAGGATCTCTCCAATCTGACGCCGATTGTATCCTTGCGACGAGAGTCAGGCTTCCACCTCCACGACATCCGTGTCGGCGGCAAAGCGCTCGCGCAATTCTTCCACAACCGGCATCCAACGATCGTCCATTTCCTAACCTATCTCCGCGACTCCGACACGGGCAAGCGTAACCAGTGAATCTATAACCTGTTGCTGGGTAAGCTTTTCCACTTCTAGGACCGCATCCGCCGCCGCGTAGAGCCCCTTCCGGGCGTCCCACAACGCCTGAATCCGAAC
It includes:
- the topA gene encoding type I DNA topoisomerase — its product is MPTKKAAPKTAAKAGTSASAKSSATPAAKAAAKTVVKAPAKSAAKKAPAKKAAKKAVKKATARKSAVVESFEDNEPAPAGGTSLVIVESPTKAKNIGKYLGRGYTVRATVGHVRDLPAKKLGIDIDHGFEPEYVTIEGKEDILSDLKKLAKGAREIFIATDPDREGEAIGWHVEQFLTQPKRHAVSAPIRRVMFHEVTKDAVLKSLAKPIDIDTRKVEAQQARRVLDRLVGYKASPVLWKTVKKGLSAGRVQTVALRLIVEREREIRAFTPVEYWSIAADLQKGTQPFTAKLHQVDGKKPEIPNAAEADRILADLKGRKQFLVTEVKRRERRKNPAAPFTTSTLQQEAAKKLGFASKRTMRLAQDLYEGIDIGIDGATGLITYMRTDSTRVGEESANAARDVLRAQFGEDFLAPTPQLYPTGKANAQDAHEGVRPTDPSRKPESVQKFLTADQFKLYQLIWQRFMASQMAPAVFDTTTVDFDMAAGERQYLFRATGSVVKFQGFLALYREAREEGDSKALEDEQALPMLEVDEKVPVKAITPNQHFTEPPPRFSEASLVKELERLGIGRPSTYSSIISVLEERRYVSKEQRRFFPTPLGETVEKVMVKKFPDVFNVGFTAQMEEELDKIADGEIDWVRALGDFWTPFQRTLNDNDLDALIGEAYDLSALATEKCPECGGKLVAKGGFFGPFVACENHPKVCKYTRPIKGEKKPAELTNYMCQECGAPMVVRHGRSGDFLGCSKFPKCRGTRSMPTGVKCPKDSGEIAERRSKKRGKAFYGCENYPNCDFVVWDKPVADTCPDCGYIGAEAKSNKTRGNFRKCIKCGNEWDVPTPEDAEDVAEVA